A stretch of Buteo buteo chromosome 9, bButBut1.hap1.1, whole genome shotgun sequence DNA encodes these proteins:
- the FTSJ3 gene encoding pre-rRNA 2'-O-ribose RNA methyltransferase FTSJ3 codes for MGKKSKLGKSRRDKFYHLAKETGFRSRSSFKLLQLNRKFQFLQKARALLDLCAAPGGWLQVASKFMPVSSLIIGVDLVPIKPIPNVVTLQEDITTEKCRQALRKELQTWKVDVVLNDGAPNVGASWVHDAYSQANLTLMALKLACEFLCKGGWFITKVFRSRDYQPLLWIFQQFFHKVQATKPQASRNESAEIFVVCQGYQAPDKIDSKFFDPKYAFKEVEVQTKSVSELVSKKKPKAEGYADGDMTLYHRFTLMDFLKAPNPVDFLSKANEITLGDGELENHSSTTEELRQCCKDIRVLGRKELRALLNWRTKLRRFLAKKLKEQAKELDINLSSGEEEEGKEEEKKEKKTSPRTAADEVVKEEEEEVELALAEMKAKELAELKRKKKKILKEQRKQRERVELKMDLPGVSIADDGDTSMFSLRTIHRTPLLNEVTRGDMASADALLEIGPGDDDIYISDHEEEDDVSLASDLDPEELVEIEARQRRLERERREQGAKRVKFKQKEEEEEGAEEENPLLVPLEEKSVLEERQTSLWFGKDAFAGIEDDADEGLELGQSQMLAERQRESQRDKATRKGQKKNVPQEEAPAEPPPAADTGPDAGKAQDEQSSDDDSSSDEERPPTPVGRKRGRVEPCGFEVVPIENPVKRARVLDAEGLALGSVIATSKKAKRDLIDDSFNRYSFNEDEGELPEWFTEEEKQHRRKQIPVDRQTVEAYRQRWREINARPIKKVAEAKARKKRRMLKKMEQMKKKAEAVVSTVDISEREKVAQLRRIYKKAGLAKEKRQVTYLVAKKGVGPRVRRPPGVKGQFKVVDSRLKKDVRAQKRKEQKKKRHK; via the exons ATgggcaagaaaagcaaattggGCAAGAGCCGGAGGGACAAGTTCTACCACCTGGCCAAGGAGACGG GCTTTCGCTCCCGCTCCTCCTTCAAGCTTCTCCAGCTCAATAGGAAGTTCCAGTTCCTGCAGAAGGCCCGGGCGCTGCTGGACCTGTGTGCGGCCCCCGGCGGGTG gctgcaggtggCTTCCAAGTTCATGCCAGTTTCCAGCTTGATCATTG GGGTGGACTTGGTTCCCATCAAGCCCATTCCCAACGTGGTGACGCTGCAGGAGGACATCACCACTGAAAAATGCCGCCAG GCCTTGCGCAAGGAGCTGCAGACGTGGAAGGTGGACGTGGTGCTGAACGACGGAGCGCCCAACGTGGGAGCCAGCTGGGTGCATGACGCCTACTCCCAAG ccaaCTTGACCCTCATGGCCCTGAAACTGGCATGCGAATTCCTCTGCAAGGGAGGCTGGTTCATCACTAAGGTTTTTCGTTCCCGGGACTACCAGCCACTCCTCTGGATCTTCCAGCAGTTCTTCCACAAGGTCCAGGCGACCAAGCCCCAAGCCTCTCGCAACGAGTCCGCTGAGATCTTCGTGGTGTGCCAGG GTTATCAGGCTCCGGACAAAATTGACAGCAAGTTCTTTGACCCAAAATATGCCTTCAAGGAGGTGGAGGTTCAGACTAAGTCTGTTAGTGAGCTGGTCAGCAAAAAGAAGCCAAAG GCAGAAGGGTACGCAGATGGTGACATGACTCTCTACCACCGCTTCACCCTGATGGACTTCCTCAAGGCTCCCAACCCTGTTGACTTCCTCTCCAAGGCCAATGAG ATCACACTGGGGGACGGTGAGCTGGAGAATCACAGTTCCACCACGGAGGAGCTGCGTCAGTGCTGCAAGGACATCCGCGTGCTGGGACGCAAAGAGCTCAG AGCTCTGCTGAACTGGAGGACAAAGTTGCGGCGTTTCTTGgccaaaaagctgaaagagcagGCGAAGGAGCTGGATATCAA CCTGAGCTCCggtgaagaggaggaaggcaaagaggaggagaagaaggagaagaagacGTCGCCAAGAACCGCAGCTGATGAGGTggtgaaagaggaagaggaggaggtagagCTGGCGTTGGCAGAGATGAAAGCCAAGGAGCTGGCAGAGTTAAAGAG aaagaagaagaaaatcctgaaGGAACAGCGGAAGCAGCGTGAGCGTGTGGAGCTGAAGATGGACCTCCCTGGTGTCTCTATCGCTGATGATGGTGACACCAGCATGTTCTCCCTCCGGACTATCCACAGGACCCCG CTGCTGAACGAGGTGACCCGGGGGGACATGGCATCAGCAGATGCCCTCTTGGAGATAGGACCTGGGGACGATGATATTTATATCTCAGATCATGAAGAAGAGGACGATGTGTCCCTGGCCAGCGATCTGGACCCAGAGGAGCTGGTTGAGATAGAGGCCCGTCAGCGCCGGCTGGAGCGAGAAAGGCGAGAGCAGGGTGCAAAGAG AGTGAAATttaagcagaaggaagaagaggaggaaggggcggAAGAGGAGAATCCCCTGCTGGTGCCCCTGGAGGAGAAGTCGGTGCTGGAGGAACGGCAGACCAGCCTGTGGTTTGGAAAG gacGCCTTTGCTGGCATCGAGGATGATGCAGATGAGGGCCTGGAGCTGGGGCAGTCGCAGATGTTGGCTGAGAGACAGCGCGAGTCTCAGAGAG ACAAAGCAACAAGGAAAGGGCAGAAGAAGAATGTACCCCAGGAGGAAGCTCCAGCTGAGCCCCCACCTGCCGCAGACACAGGACCTGACGCTGGTAAAGCGCAGGATGAACAGAGCAGCGATGATGACAGCAGCAGTGACGAGGAGAG GCCACCAACACCAGTGGGGAGGAAGCGGGGCCGTGTTGAGCCGTGTGGCTTTGAAGTGGTGCCCATTGAGAACCCAG TGAAAAGAGCCCGTGTCCTGGATGCAGAGGGCCTGGCGCTTGGCTCCGTCATCGCCACCTCCAAAAAGGCCAAGCGGGACCTGATTGATGACTCCTTCAACAG GTATTCCTTCAACGAGGATGAGGGAGAGCTGCCAGAGTGGTTcacagaggaggagaagcagcaccgGCGCAAGCAGATACCTGTGGACAGGCAGACAGTTGAAGCGTATCGGCAGCGCTGGCGTGAAATCAATGCCCGCCCCATCAAGAAGGTGGCAGAGGCCAAGGCCCGCAAGAAGCGACGG ATGCTGAAGAAGATGGagcagatgaagaagaaagcagaggccGTGGTGAGCACGGTGGATATCTCAGAGCGGGAGAAGGTGGCCCAGCTGCGACG CATCTACAAGAAGGCTGGGCTAGCCAAGGAGAAACGGCAGGTCACCTACTTGGTGGCTAAGAAAGGCGTAGGACCCCGGGTGCGCCGTCCTCCTGGCGTCAAGGGCCAGTTCAAGGTTGTCGACAGCCGCCTGAAGAAGGACGTGAGGGCTCAGAAGcgcaaagaacagaagaaaaaacgCCATAAGTGA
- the PSMC5 gene encoding 26S proteasome regulatory subunit 8: protein MPAEKMAVDGPEQMEMDDGKGGTGLRQYYLSKIEELQLIVNEKSQNLRRLQAQRNELNAKVRLLREELQLLQEQGSYVGEVVRAMDKKKVLVKVHPEGKFVVDVDKNIDINDVTPNCRVALRNDSYTLHKILPNKVDPLVSLMMVEKVPDSTYEMIGGLDKQIKEIKEVIELPVKHPELFEALGIAQPKGVLLYGPPGTGKTLLARAVAHHTDCTFIRVSGSELVQKFIGEGARMVRELFVMAREHAPSIIFMDEIDSIGSSRLEGGSGGDSEVQRTMLELLNQLDGFEATKNIKVIMATNRIDILDSALLRPGRIDRKIEFPPPNEEARLDILKIHSRKMNLTRGINLRKIAELMPGASGAEVKGVCTEAGMYALRERRVHVTQEDFEMAVAKVMQKDSEKNMSIKKLWK, encoded by the exons ATGCCGGCGGAGAAGATGGCGGTGGACGGGCCCGAGCAG ATGGAGATGGACGATGGGAAAGGTGGCACAGGGCTCCGGCAGTACTACCTGTCCAAGATCGAGGAGCTACAG CTCATCGTGAATGAGAAGAGCCAGAACCTGCGGCGCCTGCAAGCACAGAGAAATGAGTTGAATGCTAAGG TGCGCCTGTTGCgggaggagctgcagctgctgcaggagcagggctcCTATGTGGGAGAAGTGGTGAGAGCCATGGACAAGAAGAAAGTGCTTGTCAAG GTGCACCCAGAGGGGAAGTTTGTGGTGGATGTGGACAAGAACATCGACATTAATGAT GTGACCCCAAACTGCCGCGTGGCCCTGCGCAACGATAGCTATACACTGCACAAGATCCTGCCCAACAAAGTGGACCCTCTTGTGTCCCTGATGATGGTGGAGAAGGTTCCGGATTCCACTTACGAGATGATCGGGGGCTTGGACAAGCAGATAAAGGAGATCAAGGAAGTGATCGAGCTGCCCGTCAAGCACCCTGAGCTTTTTGAGGCGTTGGGGATTGCCCAGCCCAAG GGCGTACTGCTCTACGGACCCCCCGGAACAGGCAAGACCTTGCTGGCCAGGGCTGTGGCCCACCACACCGACTGCACCTTCATCCGCGTGTCGGGATCCGAGCTGGTGCAGAAGTTCATTGGCGAAG gcGCCCGCATGGTGCGGGAGCTGTTTGTGATGGCCCGGGAACATGCTCCCTCCATCATCTTCATGGATGAGATCGACTCCATCGGCTCCTCCCGCCTGGAGGGGGGCTCTGGCGGGGACAGCGAGGTGCAGCGCACGATGCTGGAGCTCCTCAACCAGCTCGATGGCTTTGAGGCCACCAAGAACATCAAG GTGATCATGGCCACGAACCGGATCGACATCCTGGACTCAGCTCTGCTGCGCCCTGGCCGCATTGACAGGAAGATTGAGTTTCCCCCTCCCAACGAGGAG gCTCGCCTGGACATCCTCAAGATCCACTCCCGGAAAATGAACCTGACACGGGGCATCAACCTGCGGAAGATTGCGGAGCTGATGCCAGGGGCGTCAGGTGCAGAAGTGAAG GGGGTGTGCACAGAAGCTGGCATGTACGCGCTGAGGGAGAGACGGGTGCACGTCACACAAGAAGACTTTGAAATGGCTGTTGCCAAG GTGATGCAGAAGGACAGTGAGAAGAACATGTCCATCAAGAAGCTGTGGAAGTAA
- the SMARCD2 gene encoding SWI/SNF-related matrix-associated actin-dependent regulator of chromatin subfamily D member 2 isoform X1 — protein MAGRGAFPLSPLPPAAAPPPPGPGAAILRGPSPAPAAAAAPGYRPMGPAAAQYQRPGMPPGSRMPMAGLQVGPPGAPPYGAASPMRPGLPQSMMDPFRKRLLTPQAQPPLATQRRGVKRRKMADKVLPQRIRELVPESQAYMDLLAFERKLDQTIARKRMEIQEAIKKPLTQKRKLRIYISNTFTPAKEEGEGGERVASWELRVEGKLLEDPSKQKRKFSSFFKSLVIELDKELYGPDNHLVEWHRLPTTQETDGFQVKRPGDVNVKCTLLLMLDHQPPQYKLDPRLARLLGVHTQTRASIMQALWLYIKHNKLQDSHEKEYINCNRYFRQIFNCVRMRFSEIPMKLAGLLQHPDPIIINHTISVDPNDQKKTACYDIDVEVDDPLKAQMSNFLASTTNQQEIASLDAKIHETIESINQLKTQRDFMLSFSNNPQDFIQEWIKSQRRDLKIITDVIGNPEEERRAEFYQQPWAQEAVGRHIFAKVQQRRQELEQVLGIRLT, from the exons aTGGCCGGTCGCGGCGCCTTCCCGCTCagcccgctgccccccgccgccgccccgccgcccccggggcccGGTGCCGCCATCCTACGGGGCCCCAGCCCGGCTccggccgctgccgccgccccgggcTACCGCCCCATgggcccggccgccgcgcaGTACCAG CGCCCCGGGATGCCACCCGGCAGCCGGATGCccatggcagggctgcaggtgggaCCACCTGGAGCTCCCCCCTACGGAGCAGCCTCCCCGATGAGACCCGGCCTGCCGCAGTCGATGATGGACCCCTTCAGGAAGCGCCTGCTGACCCCCCAGGCACAGCCGCCGCTGGCCACCCAGAGGAGAGG ggtgaaaaggaggaagatgGCTGACAAGGTCCTGCCGCAGAGG ATCCGGGAACTGGTCCCAGAATCCCAGGCCTACATGGACCTCCTCGCCTTTGAGCGCAAGCTGGACCAAACCATTGCTCGGAAGAGGATGGAGATTCAGGAAGCCATTAAGAAACCACTGACG CAAAAGCGGAAGCTGAGGATTTACATCTCCAACACTTTCACCCCAGCcaaagaagaaggggagggtGGTGAGCGCGTGGCCTCCTGGGAGCTACGAGTGGAGGGCAAACTGCTGGAGGAC CCGagcaagcagaagaggaagttctcctcctttttcaagAGCCTCGTCATCGAGCTGGACAAAGAGCTGTACGGGCCAGACAACCATCTGGTGGAG TGGCACCGGCTGCCCACAACCCAGGAGACCGATGGCTTCCAAGTGAAGCGGCCTGGTGATGTTAATGTGAAATGCACTCTGCTGCTCATGCTGGATCACCAG ccaccACAGTACAAACTGGACCCTCGCCTGGCTCGCCTGCTCGGGGTGCACACTCAGACCCGTGCCAGCATCATGCAGGCGCTCTGGCTCTACATCAAGCACAACAAGCTGCAGGACAGTCACGAGAAGGAATACATCAACTGCAACCGCTACTTCCGCCAG ATCTTTAACTGTGTCCGCATGCGCTTCTCTGAGATCCCCATGAAGCTGGCGGGGCTCCTGCAGCACCCAGATCCCATCATCATCAACCACACCATCAG tgtggacCCCAATGACCAGAAGAAGACAGCCTGCTATGACATCGATGTGGAGGTAGATGATCCCCTGAAAGCTCAGATGAGCAACTTCCTGGCTTCCACCACCAACCAGCAGGAGATCGCCTCCCTGGATGCCAAG ATTCATGAGACCATTGAATCCATCAACCAGCTGAAGACACAGCGTGATTTCATGCTGAGTTTCAGCAACAACCCACAGGATTTCATCCAGGAATGGATCAAATCCCAGAGAAGGGACCTCAAG ATCATAACAGATGTGATCGGGAACCCCGAGGAGGAGCGGCGAGCCGAGTTCTAccagcagccctgggcacaGGAAGCTGTGGGCAGACACATCTTCGCCAAG GTCCAGCAGCGTCGGCAGGAACTGGAACAAGTGCTCGGGATCCGCCTCACCTaa
- the SMARCD2 gene encoding SWI/SNF-related matrix-associated actin-dependent regulator of chromatin subfamily D member 2 isoform X2, with product MPPGSRMPMAGLQVGPPGAPPYGAASPMRPGLPQSMMDPFRKRLLTPQAQPPLATQRRGVKRRKMADKVLPQRIRELVPESQAYMDLLAFERKLDQTIARKRMEIQEAIKKPLTQKRKLRIYISNTFTPAKEEGEGGERVASWELRVEGKLLEDPSKQKRKFSSFFKSLVIELDKELYGPDNHLVEWHRLPTTQETDGFQVKRPGDVNVKCTLLLMLDHQPPQYKLDPRLARLLGVHTQTRASIMQALWLYIKHNKLQDSHEKEYINCNRYFRQIFNCVRMRFSEIPMKLAGLLQHPDPIIINHTISVDPNDQKKTACYDIDVEVDDPLKAQMSNFLASTTNQQEIASLDAKIHETIESINQLKTQRDFMLSFSNNPQDFIQEWIKSQRRDLKIITDVIGNPEEERRAEFYQQPWAQEAVGRHIFAKVQQRRQELEQVLGIRLT from the exons ATGCCACCCGGCAGCCGGATGCccatggcagggctgcaggtgggaCCACCTGGAGCTCCCCCCTACGGAGCAGCCTCCCCGATGAGACCCGGCCTGCCGCAGTCGATGATGGACCCCTTCAGGAAGCGCCTGCTGACCCCCCAGGCACAGCCGCCGCTGGCCACCCAGAGGAGAGG ggtgaaaaggaggaagatgGCTGACAAGGTCCTGCCGCAGAGG ATCCGGGAACTGGTCCCAGAATCCCAGGCCTACATGGACCTCCTCGCCTTTGAGCGCAAGCTGGACCAAACCATTGCTCGGAAGAGGATGGAGATTCAGGAAGCCATTAAGAAACCACTGACG CAAAAGCGGAAGCTGAGGATTTACATCTCCAACACTTTCACCCCAGCcaaagaagaaggggagggtGGTGAGCGCGTGGCCTCCTGGGAGCTACGAGTGGAGGGCAAACTGCTGGAGGAC CCGagcaagcagaagaggaagttctcctcctttttcaagAGCCTCGTCATCGAGCTGGACAAAGAGCTGTACGGGCCAGACAACCATCTGGTGGAG TGGCACCGGCTGCCCACAACCCAGGAGACCGATGGCTTCCAAGTGAAGCGGCCTGGTGATGTTAATGTGAAATGCACTCTGCTGCTCATGCTGGATCACCAG ccaccACAGTACAAACTGGACCCTCGCCTGGCTCGCCTGCTCGGGGTGCACACTCAGACCCGTGCCAGCATCATGCAGGCGCTCTGGCTCTACATCAAGCACAACAAGCTGCAGGACAGTCACGAGAAGGAATACATCAACTGCAACCGCTACTTCCGCCAG ATCTTTAACTGTGTCCGCATGCGCTTCTCTGAGATCCCCATGAAGCTGGCGGGGCTCCTGCAGCACCCAGATCCCATCATCATCAACCACACCATCAG tgtggacCCCAATGACCAGAAGAAGACAGCCTGCTATGACATCGATGTGGAGGTAGATGATCCCCTGAAAGCTCAGATGAGCAACTTCCTGGCTTCCACCACCAACCAGCAGGAGATCGCCTCCCTGGATGCCAAG ATTCATGAGACCATTGAATCCATCAACCAGCTGAAGACACAGCGTGATTTCATGCTGAGTTTCAGCAACAACCCACAGGATTTCATCCAGGAATGGATCAAATCCCAGAGAAGGGACCTCAAG ATCATAACAGATGTGATCGGGAACCCCGAGGAGGAGCGGCGAGCCGAGTTCTAccagcagccctgggcacaGGAAGCTGTGGGCAGACACATCTTCGCCAAG GTCCAGCAGCGTCGGCAGGAACTGGAACAAGTGCTCGGGATCCGCCTCACCTaa
- the LOC142035056 gene encoding uncharacterized protein LOC142035056, which produces MQDGYESVISLAEEIAISWPRIAALAEPPRRQSLLRDADLEPPQGQPELPHGLATTPSCLGLSLPDFRKQLKAVLQTIGRSQVEKMLQELMEEQKQEGRVQRCRRAVKGPRGRAGSGTEMVTEEMHPWDGNAVTAGAWGIFSGVTVGSVPQSSEQDAAQACQQGPDGAQESPSTGPPSTSACGEAVRTARDTPAPLKPRSEEPDQGPRSGCKEDCSGQGDAPPKAGGALEEMLHGCADGEELSASPRTPLLGVEAAKCLLPWAELALQPWPVGSPCKCLSSGRCTGPASPVLPQHRTPCECPAHRRRVRLGAGLARHQRTPVTTKGIRPQGSRVACRRRGSRRGRPAEVPVGWTSSPVAVVSPLPAGSRQCYLCAECGKGFTQRSALSKHRRIHSGERPHQCGDCGKRFLQRSDLTIHQRRHTGERPYGCPECGRRFSVSSNLAKHRRAHLGQRPFPCSSCGKAFTQRSELVIHQRLHTGERPYCCPLCAKCFSRRSHLTRHQRTHGPRPPAAPHPDRGHGLELDGTTRDLARSLSPLPRVVPQPLQP; this is translated from the exons ATGCAGGACGGCTACGAGTCGGTCATCTCCCTGG CGGAAGAGATCGCCATCAGCTGGCCTCGGATAGCTGCCCTGGCTGAGCCCCCCAGGCGCCAAAGTTTGCTGCGTG ATGCAGACCTAGAGCCTCCCCAGGGGCAGCCGGAGCTGCCGCATGGTCTGGCAACAACCCCCTCGTGCCTGGGGCTGTCTTTGCCCGATTTTCGGAAGCAGCTGAAGGCCGTCCTGCAAACCATCGGCCGGAGCCAGGTGGAGAAGATGCTGCAGGAGCTGAtggaggagcagaagcaggaaGGGAGAGTCCAGCGGTGCCGGAGGGCTGTGAAGGGCCCCAGAGGCAGAG CGGGCAGTGGGACTGAGATGGTGACGGAAGAGATGCATCCTTGGGATGGCAATGCAGTGACAGCGGGTGCATGGGGCATCTTCTCAGGGGTGACTGTGGGGAGCGTCCCCCAGAGCTCGGAGCAGGACGCAGCCCAGGCATGCCAGCAAGGCCCTGATGGGGCACAGGAGAGCCCCTCAACAGGCCCCCCCAGTACATCGGCTTGTGGGGAAGCCGTCAGGACAGCCAGAGATACCCCAGCCCCCCTGAAACCTCGGTCGGAGGAGCCAGACCAAGGTCCCCGGTCTGGGTGCAAGGAGGACTGCAGTGGGCAGGGCGATGCCCCCCCAAAAGCTGGTGGAGCgctggaggagatgctccatGGTTGCGCGGACGGTGAAGAGCTCTCAGCCTCGCCACGGACCCCCTTGCTTGGTGTGGAGGCTGCCAAATgtctcctgccatgggcagagcTGGCCCTCCAGCCCTGGCCTGTGGGGAGCCCGTGCAAGTGCCTGTCTTCTGGGAGGTGTACAGGGCCGGCATCCCCCGTCCTCCCCCAGCACAGAACCCCCTGCGAGTGCCCAGCCCACAGGCGCCGCGTCCGCCTCGGCGCCGGGCTGGCCAGGCACCAGCGTACCCCAGTGACCACCAAAGGCATCCGGCCCCAGGGCTCCCGTGTGGCTTGCAGACGGCGTGGcagccgccggggccgcccggccgAGGTACCCGTGGGCTGGACAAGCAGCCCAGTGGCTGTGGTTTCCCCTCTGCCGGCCGGGAGCCGCCAGTGTTACCTGTGTGCCGAGTGCGGCAAAGGCTTCACGCAGCGCTCGGCCCTCAGCAAGCACCGGCGCATCCACTCGGGCGAGCGGCCGCACCAGTGCGGGGACTGCGGCAAGCGATTCCTGCAGCGCTCTGACCTTACCATCCATCAGCGCCGGCACACGGGCGAGCGGCCCTACGGCTGCCCTGAGTGCGGGCGACGCTTCAGCGTCAGCTCCAACCTGGCCAAGCATCGCCGAGCCCACCTGGGCCAACgtccctttccctgctccagctgcggcaAAGCCTTCACCCAACGCTCCGAGCTGGTCATCCACCAGCGCCTGCACACCGGCGAGCGGCCCTACTGCTGCCCGCTCTGCGCCAAGTGCTTCAGCCGCCGTTCGCACCTCACCCGCCACCAGCGCACCCATGGACCTCGgccccctgctgccccccaccctgaccgGGGGCACGGCCTGGAGCTGGATGGCACGACCCGGGACCTGGCACGgtccctgtcccctctgccTCGGGTAGTCCCCCAGCCCTTGCAGCCTTGA